In one window of Kitasatospora sp. MMS16-BH015 DNA:
- a CDS encoding iron ABC transporter permease, whose product MTAEGDEPAQAPSGPATAAATTAEATSDIGAGRPARTLRAYGLAVAFLVAAVLVGAMAGAANLNPFATAAALLDRLPLVHLGSGLDQLDQAVLFQIRLPRVVLGALVGGALALAGAGYQGVFRNPLVDSSLLGSSAGAGLGATIAIVSLGGSSPQAVPIAAFVGSLTGVAFAYLAGAASGTGTATLLLAGLAVSMFLTAVQTYVLQRSTESIQQVYTWLLGSLSTSSWDRAWQMLPYLAVAGTVVLLHGRHLDVLSVGDEEARSLGLHPGRIRLTVVTACALAAASAVAVSGLIGFVGIIVPHAVRRLAGSSYRHVLPLSLLVGAAFLVLADTLARTVVAPAELPIGVVTALIGSPLFVWILRSTRAVRT is encoded by the coding sequence GTGACCGCCGAGGGGGACGAGCCGGCCCAGGCCCCGAGCGGCCCGGCGACCGCGGCAGCGACGACCGCAGAAGCAACAAGCGACATCGGCGCCGGCCGCCCCGCCCGCACCCTGCGGGCCTACGGCCTCGCGGTGGCCTTCCTGGTCGCGGCGGTGCTGGTCGGCGCGATGGCCGGGGCGGCGAACCTCAACCCGTTCGCCACGGCCGCCGCGCTGCTCGACCGGCTGCCGCTGGTGCACCTGGGCTCGGGGCTGGACCAGCTCGACCAGGCCGTGCTGTTCCAGATCCGGCTGCCCCGGGTGGTGCTCGGGGCACTGGTCGGCGGGGCCCTCGCGCTGGCCGGGGCCGGGTACCAGGGGGTGTTCCGCAACCCGCTGGTCGACTCCTCGCTGCTCGGCTCCTCCGCCGGGGCCGGCCTCGGCGCCACCATCGCGATCGTCTCGCTGGGCGGCTCCTCGCCGCAGGCGGTACCGATCGCGGCCTTCGTCGGCTCGCTCACCGGCGTGGCCTTCGCCTACCTGGCGGGGGCGGCGAGCGGCACCGGCACGGCCACCCTGCTGCTGGCCGGGCTCGCGGTCTCGATGTTCCTGACCGCCGTCCAGACCTACGTGCTGCAACGCTCCACCGAGTCGATCCAGCAGGTGTACACCTGGCTGCTCGGGTCGCTCTCCACCTCCTCCTGGGACCGCGCCTGGCAGATGCTGCCCTACCTGGCGGTGGCCGGCACGGTCGTGCTGCTGCACGGGCGCCACCTCGACGTGCTCTCGGTCGGCGACGAGGAGGCCCGCTCGCTGGGCCTGCACCCCGGGCGGATCCGGCTGACCGTGGTCACCGCCTGCGCGCTGGCCGCCGCGAGCGCGGTGGCGGTCAGCGGCCTGATCGGCTTCGTCGGGATCATCGTCCCGCACGCGGTACGCCGCCTGGCCGGCTCCTCCTACCGCCACGTGCTGCCGCTCTCCCTCCTGGTCGGCGCGGCCTTCCTGGTGCTCGCCGACACGCTGGCCCGCACCGTGGTCGCCCCGGCCGAACTGCCCATCGGCGTGGTCACGGCCCTGATCGGCTCCCCGCTCTTCGTCTGGATCCTCCGCTCCACCAGGGCGGTGCGGACGTGA
- a CDS encoding ABC transporter ATP-binding protein, which yields MSGQHAADGLSAVGVEVDLDRTPVVHGVDCAVERGGWLALIGPNGAGKSTLLRAVAGLLPHRGTVRVHGTEVSRLRPRERARLIGYVPQDPVLPPDMTVRDYVLLGRTPHLGYLAAPGERDRRTAAETLAALDLAQHADRGLATLSGGERQRAALARALAQEPRLLLLDEPTSALDLGHQQQVLDLVDDLRRTRGLTVLTTLHDLTAAAQYADRLALLHRGRIEASGTPAEVVTQELIARVYAARVAVTTDPDGRPVVTPLRTRTR from the coding sequence GTGAGCGGACAGCACGCGGCCGACGGCCTCTCGGCGGTCGGCGTCGAGGTGGACCTGGACCGTACCCCGGTGGTGCACGGGGTGGACTGCGCCGTCGAGCGCGGCGGCTGGCTGGCCCTGATCGGGCCGAACGGGGCCGGCAAGTCCACCCTGCTGCGGGCCGTCGCAGGGCTGCTCCCGCACCGCGGCACGGTGCGGGTGCACGGCACCGAGGTCTCCCGCCTCCGGCCGCGCGAGCGGGCCCGGCTGATCGGGTACGTGCCGCAGGACCCGGTGCTGCCACCGGACATGACCGTGCGGGACTACGTGCTGCTCGGCCGCACCCCGCACCTCGGCTACCTCGCCGCTCCGGGCGAGCGCGACCGCCGCACCGCCGCCGAGACCCTGGCCGCCCTCGACCTCGCGCAGCACGCCGACCGCGGGCTGGCCACCCTCTCCGGCGGTGAGCGCCAACGCGCCGCGCTGGCCCGGGCCCTGGCCCAGGAGCCGCGCCTGCTGCTGCTCGACGAACCCACCTCGGCGCTCGACCTCGGCCACCAGCAGCAGGTCCTCGACCTGGTCGACGACCTCCGCCGCACCCGCGGCCTGACCGTGCTCACCACCCTGCACGACCTGACCGCCGCCGCCCAGTACGCCGACCGGCTGGCCCTGCTCCACCGGGGGCGGATCGAGGCGAGCGGCACGCCCGCCGAGGTGGTCACCCAGGAGCTGATCGCCCGGGTCTACGCGGCCCGGGTCGCGGTGACCACGGACCCCGACGGCCGCCCGGTGGTCACCCCGCTGCGCACCCGCACTCGGTAG
- the metE gene encoding 5-methyltetrahydropteroyltriglutamate--homocysteine S-methyltransferase, translating into MTTNSAPATAVATAHGYPRQGRHRELKRAIEGYWKGAVTAEALLATAAELRRENWRQLAEAGLDELPTGDFSLYDHMLDTTVAVGAIPPRHRAAVAADGLAGYFAMARGTQQAPPLEMTKWFDTNYHYLVPELGPDTAFAADPAKAVGEYLEARSLGHTARPVLIGPVSYLLLAKPAPGVAEDFQPITLLDRLLPVYAELLAALKAAGAEWVQLDEPALVQDRTPAELNAAARAYRELGGSADRPKLLVASYFDRLGEALPVLAKAPVEGLALDFTGPAAGNLADLAAVGGLPGKRLVAGVIDGRNVWINDLERSLATLGTLLGLADRVDVAPSCSLLHVPIDATAEREIDPQIARWLAFAKQKAAEAALLARGLGQGVSAITAELAANRADLASRAASPITRDPAVRARAAAVAPADTRRAQPYAVRAEVQRARLGLPLLPTTTIGSFPQTAELRVARADLAAGRIDEAAYRERMAAEVREVIAYQEKAGLDVLVHGEPERNDMVQYFAEQLTGYLATRHGWVQSYGTRYVRPPVLAGDISRPQPMTVDWYRYAQGLTDRPVKGMLTGPVTMLAWSFVRDDQPAAETARQVALALRAEVADLEAAGAAVVQVDEPALRETLPLRAAGRPAYLAWATEAFRLATSGVRADTQIHTHMCYAEFGAIMTAIEQLDADVISLEATRSHMQVAGELAEAGYPREVGPGVWDIHSPRVPSTGEALALLRAGLAAIPAERLWVNPDCGLKTRGWPETRASLDSLVAAARQLRGELAL; encoded by the coding sequence TTGACCACGAACTCCGCCCCTGCCACCGCCGTGGCCACCGCGCACGGCTACCCCCGCCAAGGCCGCCACCGGGAACTTAAGCGGGCGATCGAGGGCTACTGGAAGGGCGCCGTCACCGCCGAGGCGCTGCTGGCCACGGCCGCCGAGCTGCGCCGGGAGAACTGGCGGCAGCTGGCCGAGGCCGGCCTCGATGAACTACCCACCGGCGACTTCTCGTTGTACGACCACATGCTGGACACCACGGTGGCCGTCGGCGCCATCCCGCCCCGGCACCGGGCGGCCGTGGCGGCCGACGGTCTGGCCGGGTACTTCGCCATGGCGCGCGGCACCCAGCAGGCGCCGCCACTGGAGATGACCAAGTGGTTCGACACCAACTACCACTACCTGGTGCCGGAGTTGGGCCCGGATACGGCCTTCGCCGCCGACCCGGCCAAGGCCGTCGGCGAGTACCTGGAGGCTCGCTCGCTCGGGCACACCGCCCGGCCGGTCCTGATCGGCCCGGTCAGCTACCTGCTGCTCGCCAAGCCCGCGCCCGGGGTGGCCGAGGACTTCCAGCCGATCACCCTGCTCGACCGGCTGCTGCCCGTCTACGCCGAACTGCTGGCCGCGTTGAAGGCAGCAGGAGCGGAATGGGTGCAACTGGACGAGCCCGCCCTGGTGCAGGACCGCACCCCCGCCGAGCTCAACGCCGCCGCCCGCGCCTACCGGGAGTTGGGCGGCTCGGCCGACCGGCCGAAGCTGCTGGTGGCGAGCTACTTCGACCGCCTCGGCGAGGCGCTGCCGGTGCTGGCCAAGGCCCCGGTCGAGGGGCTGGCGCTGGACTTCACCGGCCCGGCGGCCGGCAACCTGGCGGACCTCGCGGCCGTCGGCGGCCTGCCGGGCAAGCGGCTGGTGGCGGGGGTGATCGACGGGCGGAACGTCTGGATCAACGACCTGGAGCGGTCCTTGGCCACCCTCGGCACCCTGCTCGGACTGGCCGACCGGGTGGACGTGGCGCCCTCCTGCTCACTGCTGCACGTGCCGATCGACGCCACCGCCGAGCGCGAGATCGACCCGCAGATCGCCCGCTGGCTGGCCTTTGCGAAGCAGAAGGCCGCCGAGGCGGCCCTGCTGGCCCGGGGTCTCGGTCAGGGCGTCAGTGCGATCACCGCCGAACTGGCCGCCAACCGGGCCGACTTGGCCTCCCGTGCGGCCTCCCCGATCACCCGCGACCCGGCCGTCCGAGCCCGGGCCGCCGCCGTGGCCCCGGCCGACACCCGGCGGGCCCAGCCCTACGCCGTCCGTGCCGAGGTGCAGCGGGCCCGGCTCGGGCTGCCCCTGCTGCCGACCACCACGATCGGCTCCTTCCCGCAGACCGCCGAACTGCGCGTGGCCCGGGCCGATCTGGCAGCCGGGCGGATCGACGAGGCCGCGTACCGGGAGCGGATGGCGGCCGAGGTGCGCGAGGTGATCGCGTACCAGGAGAAGGCCGGGCTCGACGTGCTGGTGCACGGTGAGCCCGAACGCAACGACATGGTCCAGTACTTCGCCGAGCAGCTCACCGGCTACCTGGCCACCCGGCACGGCTGGGTGCAGTCCTACGGCACCCGGTACGTGCGGCCGCCGGTGCTGGCGGGCGACATCTCCCGGCCGCAGCCGATGACGGTGGACTGGTACCGATACGCGCAGGGCCTCACCGACCGGCCGGTCAAGGGCATGCTCACCGGGCCGGTCACCATGCTGGCCTGGTCCTTCGTCCGCGACGACCAGCCCGCGGCCGAGACCGCCCGGCAGGTGGCGCTGGCGCTGCGGGCGGAGGTGGCGGACCTGGAGGCGGCCGGTGCGGCGGTGGTGCAGGTGGACGAGCCCGCGCTGCGCGAGACGCTCCCGCTCCGGGCGGCCGGCCGTCCGGCGTACCTGGCCTGGGCCACCGAGGCGTTCCGGCTGGCCACTTCGGGCGTCCGGGCCGACACCCAGATCCACACCCACATGTGCTACGCCGAGTTCGGCGCCATCATGACGGCGATCGAGCAACTCGACGCGGACGTCATCTCGTTGGAGGCCACCCGCTCGCACATGCAGGTCGCGGGCGAGCTCGCCGAGGCGGGCTACCCGCGCGAGGTGGGCCCGGGCGTCTGGGACATCCACTCGCCACGGGTGCCGAGCACCGGAGAGGCGCTCGCCCTGCTGCGCGCCGGGCTGGCCGCCATCCCGGCCGAGCGGCTCTGGGTCAACCCCGACTGCGGCCTGAAGACCCGTGGTTGGCCCGAGACCCGGGCCTCCTTGGACAGTCTGGTGGCCGCGGCGCGGCAGCTGCGCGGTGAACTCGCGCTCTGA
- a CDS encoding rhodanese-like domain-containing protein, which yields MFFAQYYLDCLSQASYLIADETTGRAVVVDPRRDVDEYLADAEAYGFTVEAVLNTHFHADFLAGHLELAARTGAWIGYGRRAETEYPIRHLAEGERISLGEVTLEILETPGHTPESISVLVRERAEDAVPYGVLTGDALFIGDVGRPDLLASSGVTAEELGRMLYESVQGKLMALPDETRVFPAHGAGSACGKNLSTERSSTIGAQRATNYACAPMAEQDFVALVTAGQPAAPSYFGYDATLNRQERELFDAGRAHRPLTVAEFRAARAAGAVVVDARSPQEFAAGHLRGAVNIPADGRFAEQAGAVLTPQAELLVLAPECRAAEVTTRLARIGFDRTAGHLAEPEATLPELADLLTPASRLTADQLRTALAADQPPLMIDVRSCAERAEGTVEGALHIALNELPSRLAEIPTDRPVVLHCAGGHRSSIAASLLRRHGHTDVSDLLGGYAAWAATC from the coding sequence TTGTTCTTCGCCCAGTACTACCTCGACTGCCTCTCCCAGGCCTCGTACCTGATCGCCGACGAGACCACCGGCCGCGCCGTGGTCGTCGACCCGCGCCGCGACGTGGACGAGTACCTCGCCGACGCCGAGGCGTACGGCTTCACCGTGGAGGCCGTGCTCAACACCCACTTCCACGCCGACTTCCTGGCCGGCCACCTGGAGCTGGCCGCCCGGACCGGTGCCTGGATCGGCTACGGCCGCCGGGCCGAGACCGAGTACCCGATCCGCCACCTCGCCGAGGGCGAGCGGATCAGCCTCGGCGAGGTGACCCTGGAGATCCTGGAGACGCCCGGCCACACGCCCGAGTCGATCAGCGTGCTGGTCCGTGAGCGGGCCGAGGACGCCGTGCCGTACGGGGTGCTCACCGGCGACGCGCTCTTCATCGGCGACGTGGGCCGTCCCGACCTGCTCGCCTCCAGCGGGGTCACCGCCGAGGAGCTCGGCCGGATGCTGTACGAGAGCGTGCAGGGCAAGCTGATGGCGCTGCCCGACGAGACCCGGGTCTTCCCCGCACACGGGGCCGGCTCCGCCTGCGGCAAGAACCTCTCCACCGAGCGCTCCTCCACCATCGGTGCCCAGCGGGCCACCAACTACGCCTGCGCGCCGATGGCCGAGCAGGACTTCGTCGCGCTGGTCACCGCCGGGCAGCCCGCCGCGCCCTCCTACTTCGGCTACGACGCCACCCTCAACCGGCAGGAGCGCGAGCTGTTCGACGCCGGGCGGGCCCACCGCCCGCTCACCGTCGCCGAGTTCCGCGCCGCCCGGGCGGCCGGGGCCGTGGTGGTGGACGCCCGCAGCCCGCAGGAGTTCGCGGCCGGCCACCTGCGCGGGGCGGTCAACATCCCCGCCGACGGCCGGTTCGCCGAGCAGGCCGGGGCCGTGCTCACCCCACAGGCCGAGCTGCTGGTGCTCGCCCCCGAGTGCCGGGCCGCCGAGGTCACCACCCGGCTGGCCCGGATCGGCTTCGACCGCACCGCCGGCCACCTCGCCGAACCGGAGGCCACCCTGCCCGAACTCGCCGACCTGCTCACCCCCGCCAGCCGCCTCACCGCCGACCAGCTCCGCACCGCGCTGGCCGCCGACCAACCGCCGCTGATGATCGACGTCCGCAGCTGCGCCGAGCGCGCGGAGGGCACCGTCGAGGGCGCGCTGCACATCGCCCTCAACGAACTCCCCAGCCGGCTGGCCGAGATACCCACCGACCGCCCGGTCGTGCTGCACTGCGCCGGCGGCCACCGCTCCTCGATCGCGGCCAGCCTGCTGCGCCGCCACGGCCACACCGATGTCTCCGACCTGCTCGGCGGCTACGCGGCCTGGGCCGCAACCTGCTGA
- a CDS encoding sulfite exporter TauE/SafE family protein, with protein MTPLILALLAGAAVGLALGGLGGGGSMLAVPALVYLLGFSPAHAGTASLLIVATTSLTGLLAHARADRVRWRTGLPFAAAGLPAAAAAGAVSARLPAALLTAGFALLAAAAAWRMLSAARRGAPAAACPAAGSGEAVPDDGPGDPTPDEPVGGATVAGAGTPTAAPTSPARAALTGAGLGAVTGLLGVGGGFLAVPALVSVLGFSMAEAVGTSLLVIAANSLAALAPRLGATGGLDWAVIAPFTAAAVLGAWDGKRLADRFSGRTLQSAFATVLLAVAALMLVDAVR; from the coding sequence ATGACCCCCCTGATCCTGGCCCTGCTCGCGGGAGCGGCGGTCGGCCTCGCGCTCGGCGGCCTCGGTGGCGGCGGCAGCATGCTCGCCGTGCCGGCCCTGGTCTACCTGCTCGGGTTCTCCCCCGCCCACGCGGGCACCGCGAGCCTGCTGATCGTCGCCACCACCTCCCTCACCGGCCTGCTCGCCCACGCCCGGGCCGACCGGGTCCGCTGGCGCACCGGTCTCCCCTTCGCCGCCGCCGGCCTCCCGGCGGCGGCCGCCGCCGGAGCCGTCTCGGCCCGCCTGCCCGCCGCCCTGCTCACGGCCGGCTTCGCCCTGCTGGCCGCAGCCGCCGCCTGGCGGATGCTCTCCGCCGCCCGCCGGGGCGCGCCAGCGGCGGCGTGCCCGGCAGCCGGCTCCGGTGAGGCCGTACCGGACGACGGACCGGGCGACCCCACCCCGGACGAACCGGTCGGCGGAGCCACCGTAGCCGGCGCCGGAACACCCACCGCCGCCCCGACCTCCCCCGCGCGGGCGGCCCTCACCGGGGCCGGCCTCGGGGCGGTGACCGGGCTGCTCGGGGTCGGCGGCGGGTTCCTGGCCGTGCCGGCCCTGGTCTCGGTGCTGGGGTTCTCGATGGCGGAGGCGGTCGGCACCAGTCTGCTGGTGATCGCCGCCAACTCACTGGCCGCGCTGGCGCCCCGGCTCGGCGCCACCGGGGGGCTGGACTGGGCGGTCATCGCCCCGTTCACCGCCGCCGCCGTGCTCGGGGCCTGGGACGGCAAGCGGCTGGCCGACCGGTTCAGCGGCCGCACGCTGCAGAGCGCCTTCGCCACCGTGCTGTTGGCCGTCGCCGCCCTGATGCTGGTCGACGCGGTCCGCTGA
- a CDS encoding alkaline phosphatase family protein produces the protein MRFALAILLARPLAHPLAHPVGGNSILSWGFFKGGFRPTTSFAAAAAVTGHAGQPTSTFVPDEFKSADLNSTVPHASNESLCDAVHPVGLGLPAGLGTGSGQYGWKNDYIPHHQPFQYYASTANPHHLTLPTDARGQDTGAALRSIGRDTQHYVGGKPQFDTPNHQYDSGDFDQLVAAINHGKLPGSALPAVSFLKAPGFQDGHAAYSGPYDEQRFVVDEINALQHTPDWQNTAVVIAYDDSDGWYDHAYSGVTNPSASVSDALTGPGVCGSGTPIAGLDGRCGYGPRLPLLVISPWAKRNSVDHTLTDQSSVIRFVEDNWALPRIAGSTDRVAGTLANLFDFPHGRGDGQGEAPNARPLLLDPATGRPTGRR, from the coding sequence GTGCGGTTCGCTCTCGCCATCCTGCTCGCTCGCCCGCTCGCCCACCCGCTCGCTCACCCGGTAGGGGGAAACTCCATCCTGAGCTGGGGCTTCTTCAAGGGCGGCTTCCGCCCCACCACCAGCTTCGCCGCCGCCGCGGCCGTCACCGGCCACGCCGGGCAGCCCACCTCGACCTTCGTGCCGGACGAGTTCAAGAGCGCCGACCTGAACAGCACCGTGCCGCACGCCTCCAACGAGAGCCTCTGCGACGCCGTGCACCCGGTGGGCCTCGGGCTGCCCGCCGGGCTCGGCACCGGCAGCGGCCAGTACGGCTGGAAGAATGACTACATCCCGCACCACCAGCCCTTCCAGTACTACGCCTCCACCGCCAACCCGCACCACCTCACCCTGCCCACCGACGCCAGGGGCCAGGACACCGGGGCCGCGCTGCGCAGCATCGGCCGCGACACCCAGCACTACGTGGGGGGCAAGCCGCAGTTCGACACCCCGAACCACCAGTACGACTCCGGCGACTTCGACCAGCTGGTGGCCGCGATCAACCACGGCAAGCTGCCCGGCTCGGCCCTGCCGGCCGTCAGCTTCCTCAAGGCCCCCGGCTTCCAGGACGGCCACGCCGCCTACTCCGGCCCGTACGACGAGCAGCGGTTCGTGGTGGACGAGATCAATGCGCTCCAGCACACCCCCGACTGGCAGAACACCGCCGTGGTGATCGCCTATGACGACTCCGACGGCTGGTACGACCACGCCTACTCCGGCGTGACCAACCCCTCCGCCTCGGTCTCCGACGCGCTCACCGGCCCGGGCGTCTGCGGCAGCGGCACGCCGATCGCCGGCCTCGACGGCCGCTGCGGGTACGGCCCGCGCCTGCCGCTGCTGGTCATCTCGCCCTGGGCGAAGCGGAATTCGGTGGACCACACGCTGACCGACCAGTCCTCGGTGATCCGCTTCGTCGAGGACAACTGGGCCCTGCCGCGGATCGCCGGCAGCACCGACCGGGTGGCCGGCACCCTGGCCAACCTGTTCGACTTCCCGCACGGTCGGGGCGATGGCCAAGGCGAGGCGCCGAACGCCCGGCCGCTGCTGCTCGACCCGGCCACCGGTCGGCCGACCGGCCGCCGGTAG